The Actinopolymorpha sp. NPDC004070 genomic interval CGCCCACTACGCCCGCGAGGGTGAGACGCCCGACTGGGCGGGGCTCGCCGCCACGGAGGGCACGCTGGTGTTCCTGATGGGCGTCGGCCAGCTGCCCGCCCTGACCGAGGGGCTCCTGCGCAACGGCCGGCCCGCCACCACCCCGGTCGCCGTGGTCGAACGCGGCACCCTCCCCGGCCAGCGCACCACCACCGGCACCCTGGCCACCATCGCCGGGGCCGCCGCCGCCCGAGATGTCCGCTCCCCCGCCGTGATCGTGGTCGGTGACGTGGTCGACGTCGCCGCCGACCTTGCCGCCCTCGCCGCCGGCGCCGAACCCACGGCCCCGGCCGAGCCGGTGGCGTCCGAACCCACCGACTTCGACCCGGATGCCGAGGGGAATGCCGACGGCTGAAGGGCTGCTGCTCGTCGCGCACGGCAGCCGTGACCGGCGGGCCGCGCCGGTCGCCCACCAGGTCGCGGCCATGGTGGAGCGGCTGCGGCCCGGCGCCGCCGCCGGCGCGGCGTTCCTCGAGCTCGCCACCCCCACCCCGCAGGAGGCGGTCGAGGCCCTCGCCACGCGGGGCGTCACCGACCTGGCCGTCGTGCCGTTCCTGCTCAGCGACGCCTACCACGCCCAGCAGGACCTGCCGGCGGTCGCCGAGCTCGCCGGGTCCCGCGGCTGGACGGTCCGGCTGAGCCGGGTGCTCGGCCCGGACCCACGCCTGGTGGAGGCAGTGGCCGCCCGGCTCGCCGAAGCCCGCGCTCCCGAGGCCCCGCCGCTCGACGCGGTCGTGCTCGCGGCCGCGGGGTCGAGCAACCGGCAGGCGAACGACACGGTGGCCGAGACCGCCGCCGACCTCGGCCGCCTGCTCGGCGTACCGGCCCGGTGCGCGTTCGCCTCCGCCGCCGCGCCTACCGTCGAGGAGGCGGTCGGTGACCTGCGGGCGAGCGGCGCCCGGCGGGTGGGCGTCGCGACGTACCTGCTGGCACCTGGGTTCTTCGCCGACCGGATCCGTGCGTCCGCGACCTCCGCGGGCGCGGTGGCCGTCGGCGAGCCCCTGGGCGCGTGCCCGCAGGTCGCGGCAATCGTCGCCGACCGCGCGGACCAGGCGTAGTCGGACACTGGTCGGACAGTCGCCCGTATGGCGGAAAGGCCGTTACGGGGAATTGACGCGGCCGTCCGGGTTCGAGGCGGCTCGCAGGGTATGACGGGTCCAGTGCGCTCCGTCCGGCCGCGTCCGCGGTGACCTGCGGTGACCTGCGGACCCCGCCGACGGCCGGGGTCGCCCGGGCCACCGGGGCCCGCCGTCCCCCGTGCCGCCGTCGTTCACGGAGGCCGGTGCGGACCGCCAGGTCGCCGTACGGAGCACACATCGCTGACCTGGTTGGGAATCGTGCCCGCCGCGCCGCCGGTCACCGACCGTGATGGGCCGCGCGGCCTGGTCGGACCGGGAAACGCCCACCGCCGCCGGGCAGGAGGCGCCGACCCGATCGATTCCGCACCTGGCAGTATTCGCGCAAGAGGACAAGGAAAGGAACGCGAATGGTCGACGTCTGGCCGGGATCGCCGTACCCCCTGGGGGCGACGTTCGACGGCGCCGGCACAAACTTCGCGTTGTTCAGCGAGGTCGCCGAATCCGTCGAACTCTGTCTGTTCGACGACGACGGCAACGAAACCAAGGTCCCGCTCACCGAGCGGGAAGCGTCGGTGTGGCACGGCTACATCCCCCGGGTGGCGCCGGGACAGCGGTACGGCTTCCGCGTGCACGGGCCCTACGCCCCGAGCAAGGGCCAGCGCTGCAACCCCGCGAAGCTGCTGCTGGACCCCTACGCGAAGTCGATCGAGGGGGAGGTCGACTGGGACGAGGCATTGTTCTCGTACCGCTTCGAAAACCCCGAGACGCTCAATACTCTCGACTCCGCGCCGCACATGATGAAGTCGGTGGTCATCAACCCGTACTTCGACTGGCAGGACGACCGTCCGCCGCGCCGGCCCTACAACGAGAGCGTGATCTACGAGGCGCACGTCAAAGGCCTCACCATCGACCACCCGGAGATTCCCGAGGAGATCCGCGGCACCTATGCCGGCCTCGGGTCGCCGGCGATGATCGACCACCTGACGTCGCTCGGCGTCACCGCGGTCGAGCTGCTGCCGGTGCACCAGTTCGTGCACGACGACCTGCTGGTGCAGAAGGGTCTGCGCAACTACTGGGGCTACAACACCATCGGCTACTTCGCCCCGCACAACGCCTACTCCTCCACCGGGCAGCTCGGTGAGCAGGTGCTGGAGTTCAAGGCGATGGTGCGCGCGCTCCACCGCGCCAACATCGAGGTCATCCTCGACGTGGTCTACAACCACACCGCCGAGGGCAACCACCAGGGCCCGACGATGGCGTTCCGCGGCATCGACAACGCCGCCTACTACCGCCTGGTCGACCACGACCCGCGCTACTACATGGACACCACGGGCACCGGCAACAGCCTGCTCATGCGCCACCCGCACGTGCTCCAGCTGATCATGGACTCGCTGCGCTACTGGGTGACCGAGATGCACGTGGACGGGTTCCGCTTCGACCTGGCGGCCACCCTGGCCCGTCAGTTCCACGAGGTCGACCGGCTGTCGGTGTTCTTCGACCTGGTCCAGCAGGACCCGATCGTGTCGCAGGTGAAGCTGATCGCCGAGCCGTGGGACGTCGGGCCCGGCGGTTACCAGGTGGGCAACTTCCCGCCGCTGTGGACGGAGTGGAACGGCAAGTACCGCGACTGCGTACGCGACTTCTGGCGCGGCGAGCCGGCGACGCTCGGCGAGTTCGCGATGCGGCTGACCGGCTCCTCCGACCTGTACGAGGACGACGGCCGCAAGCCGTACGCGTCGATCAACTTCATCACCGCCCACGACGGGTTCACGCTGAACGACCTGGTCTCGTACAACTCCAAGCACAACGAGGCCAACGGCGAGAACAACAACGACGGCACCGACGACAACCGCTCCTGGAACTCCGGCACGGAAGGGCCGACCGACGATCCGGACGTGCTCGCCCTCCGCCGGCGCCAGCAGCGCAACTTCCTCACCACGCTGTTCCTGTCCCAGGGTGTGCCGATGATGCTGTACGGCGACGAGTTCGGGCGTACGCAGAAGGGCAACAACAACGCCTACTGCCAGGACAACGAGATCTCCTGGATCGACTGGGGCGCGGTCGACTCCGACCTGCTCGGCTACGCCCGGGCGGTGAGCGAGCTGCGCAGTGCACACCCGGTCTTTCGCCGGCGGCGGTTCTTCGCGGGCATCGACGGCGCCGGGGACAAGCTCGGTGACGTCGCCTGGCTCAAGCCGGACGGCAACGACATGACCGAGCGCGACTGGACCGCCGGGTTCGCCAAGTCCCTCACGGTGTTCCTGAACGGCGAGGCCATCCACGAGCCGGGTGACCAGGGCGAGCGGATCGTGGACGACTCGTTCCTGTTGCTGTTCAACGCCTCCGAGGAGGACCTGGAGTTCGCTCTGCCGCCGCAGAAGTACGGCGAGGCCTGGGAAACGGTCCTGGACACCGCCGACGACGACGTGAGCGACCGGGAGGCCGTACGCGCCGGTGAGCAGGTCAAGCTGCTCTCCCGCTCGCTGCGGGTGCTCAAGCGGGCATAGGCCCGCACCTCGGCCCGTACGCCGAGAACCCTCCCGTACGACGAGAGACATCGCGACCCGCCCCGTACCACCGGGGGCGGGTCGCGGTCGCTTCGGCGCCCGGGAACATCCGGGGCCCCGGCATCGGTTAGTTTAGTTAGCGTCAAGCAACTATTTCTCGCCGACTCGCGGAGGCCCGCAGCCGTGTCATTGCCGAGCAACCCGCCGAGCAGCACCCGAGACGTCCGGGAACAAGACGAGACGTCCGTTCGCCGAACCGCCGGCAGGCGCGCACGGTACGAACACGACCACCCGCGGTACCCATGGGTGGCGCTGTCCAACACCACGCTCGGCGTGCTGATGGCCACGATCAACTCCTCGATCGTGATCATCTCCCTGCCGGCGATCTTCCGCGGTATCCGCCTGGACCCGCTGGCGCCGGGCAACGTGAGCTACCTGCTGTGGATGATCATGGGCTTCCTGCTCGTCTCCGCGGTCCTGGTGGTCTCCCTCGGCCGGCTCGGCGACATGTTCGGCCGGGTCCGCATCTACAGCTACGGCTTCGTGGTCTTCTCCGTCGCCTCGGTCATGCTCGCCGTCGACCCGTTCGTGCACAGCGCCGGAGCGCTCTGGCTGATCGGGTGGCGCGTGGTCCAGGGCGTCGGCGGGGCGATGCTGTTCGCCAACTCCACCGCGATCCTCACCGACGCGTTCCCGGCCAACCGGCGCGGAATGGCGCTCGGCATCAACCAGGTGGCGGCGATCGCCGGGTCGTTCCTCGGGCTGATCATCGGCGGTCTGCTGGCCGAGTGGCACTGGCGGGCGGTGTTCTGGGTCAGCGTCCCGATCGGCATCCTCGGCACCATCTGGTCCTACCGCTCCCTGCACGAACTCGGTGAACGCCGGCGCGGCTCGATCGACGTCGCCGGCAACCTCACCTTCGCCCTCGGCCTCACCGCCCTGCTGGCCGCCATCACCTACGGCATCCAGCCCTACGGCGGGCACACCATGGGCTGGACGAGCCCGCTGGTGCTGACCGGCCTGATCGGCGGCCTCGCCCTGCTGGCCGCGTTCTGCGTGATCGAGTCCCGGGTGGCCGAGCCGATGTTCCACCTCGGGCTGTTCCGCAACCGCGCGTTCAGCGCCGGCAACCTCGCCGGTCTGCTCGCCTCGATCGGTCGCGGCGGGATGCAGTTCATGCTGATCATCTGGCTGCAGGGAATCTGGCTTCCGCTGCACGGTTTCGACTACGCCGCGACGCCGCT includes:
- a CDS encoding sirohydrochlorin chelatase, which translates into the protein MPTAEGLLLVAHGSRDRRAAPVAHQVAAMVERLRPGAAAGAAFLELATPTPQEAVEALATRGVTDLAVVPFLLSDAYHAQQDLPAVAELAGSRGWTVRLSRVLGPDPRLVEAVAARLAEARAPEAPPLDAVVLAAAGSSNRQANDTVAETAADLGRLLGVPARCAFASAAAPTVEEAVGDLRASGARRVGVATYLLAPGFFADRIRASATSAGAVAVGEPLGACPQVAAIVADRADQA
- the glgX gene encoding glycogen debranching protein GlgX, which translates into the protein MVDVWPGSPYPLGATFDGAGTNFALFSEVAESVELCLFDDDGNETKVPLTEREASVWHGYIPRVAPGQRYGFRVHGPYAPSKGQRCNPAKLLLDPYAKSIEGEVDWDEALFSYRFENPETLNTLDSAPHMMKSVVINPYFDWQDDRPPRRPYNESVIYEAHVKGLTIDHPEIPEEIRGTYAGLGSPAMIDHLTSLGVTAVELLPVHQFVHDDLLVQKGLRNYWGYNTIGYFAPHNAYSSTGQLGEQVLEFKAMVRALHRANIEVILDVVYNHTAEGNHQGPTMAFRGIDNAAYYRLVDHDPRYYMDTTGTGNSLLMRHPHVLQLIMDSLRYWVTEMHVDGFRFDLAATLARQFHEVDRLSVFFDLVQQDPIVSQVKLIAEPWDVGPGGYQVGNFPPLWTEWNGKYRDCVRDFWRGEPATLGEFAMRLTGSSDLYEDDGRKPYASINFITAHDGFTLNDLVSYNSKHNEANGENNNDGTDDNRSWNSGTEGPTDDPDVLALRRRQQRNFLTTLFLSQGVPMMLYGDEFGRTQKGNNNAYCQDNEISWIDWGAVDSDLLGYARAVSELRSAHPVFRRRRFFAGIDGAGDKLGDVAWLKPDGNDMTERDWTAGFAKSLTVFLNGEAIHEPGDQGERIVDDSFLLLFNASEEDLEFALPPQKYGEAWETVLDTADDDVSDREAVRAGEQVKLLSRSLRVLKRA
- a CDS encoding MFS transporter, whose product is MALSNTTLGVLMATINSSIVIISLPAIFRGIRLDPLAPGNVSYLLWMIMGFLLVSAVLVVSLGRLGDMFGRVRIYSYGFVVFSVASVMLAVDPFVHSAGALWLIGWRVVQGVGGAMLFANSTAILTDAFPANRRGMALGINQVAAIAGSFLGLIIGGLLAEWHWRAVFWVSVPIGILGTIWSYRSLHELGERRRGSIDVAGNLTFALGLTALLAAITYGIQPYGGHTMGWTSPLVLTGLIGGLALLAAFCVIESRVAEPMFHLGLFRNRAFSAGNLAGLLASIGRGGMQFMLIIWLQGIWLPLHGFDYAATPLWAGIYLVPLTIGFLLAGPVSGYLSDRYGARAFATGGLLVVAATFVGLLLLPVEFPYWAFAGLIAVNGIGSGLFSSPNTSAIMNSVPAGQRGAAAGMRGTFFNSGTSLSIGIFFSLMIAGLANSLPATLTRGLEEQGVSSSVAESVGHLPPVGSLFAAFLGYNPMAKLLGPTGALDHLPASNVATLTGKEFFPRLIATPFHHGLVIVFAAAAIMTVIGAFASLLRGERYVHGERQTIEEEGAAA